The region TTGTGATCAAAATCTAATTCACGAAATCTCTTTAAAATCTGAAAAGTTGGCTCATTCGCAACCACAAACTCTTCAAAAGAGATACATCCATCATTATTAAGATCTAGCGCTTCAAACATTCGGGTTAAACGAATCTTCTCCTCCGTTAAGGCAAAATTCAAATATTCTTCAATATCAATTTTTCCATCCTGGTTTGAGTCAAGCCGTGCAAATGCCTGAACAAGGGGTCGTAACTTATGCTCAGGGAGGAGCGATTTAATATCTTCCGATACTTCAAATTTCGATTCGCCGATAGTCATATATCCAATCTCACACTTATCGCGTTGGTTAGAAAACTGGAGAACAAGATTCATCAGTCAAATACGCAGCCTGGGTTAGGCTTTGTGACTTGCCTTTGCGATGTATAACCTGGCAAAACCCATTTCAACTAAACTCAATTTCACCTGAAGGAGGAATGAATGTTGCATCTGAATTCACTCCTCCCTCGTTTGTGATTTAGTAAGGCCATTTCCAGTTCACAACATCGGGACGATCAATCCCGTGCTCGTAGGCATAGGCAGTACAGGCAATTTGCTCGTCTTTGAGCATTTCTTTAACATGAGCACCCGCCACCATCAGTTTAGGAACCCGGTCAATTACATCGATCGCAATGCTAAAGCGATCGATCTGGTTCTGGATTGCCAAATCTAGCGGAGTGTTGATATTCCCCATCTCTTTATAGCCGCGCACATGGATGTTGTTGTGGTTAGTGCGACGGTAGGTGAGGCGGTGGATCAGCCAGGGATAACCATGGAAGTTGAAGATCACAGGTTTATTGGGAGTGAAGAGACTGTCAAAATCGCGATCGCTCAACCCATGAGGATGCTCTGCTTCGGGTTGCAATTTAAACAGGTCAATCACATTGATAAAACGAATCTTCAAATCTGGGAAATGCTCCCGTAACAAGCACGACGCCGCGAGAGATTCCTGAGTTGGAATATCACCCGCCGTTGCCAGCACCACATCTGGTTCGACTCCCTGGTCAGTACTTGCCCACTCCCAGATGTCAATTCCCTTAGTACAGTTCTTAATCGCTGCATCCATATCGTGGTATTGCAAATGCAACTGTTTGTCAGACACAATGACATTGATGTAGTTCTTGCTGCGCAAACAATGATCTGCCACTGATAGCAAAGTGTTGACATCTGGTGGCATATAGATTCGCACTACATCTGGACTCTTATTCAAGACCACATCAATAAAACCGGGGTCTTGATGGGTAAAACCATTGTGATCCTGTCGCCACACAGTAGAAGTAATCAGCAAGTTAAGAGACGGTACCTCTTCCCGCCAATGAATGCGATTGCAGATATCTAACCACTTAGCATGTTGATTGAACATGGAATCAATGACATGCGCAAATGATTCATAGGTGGAAAAGAATCCATGTCGTCCAGTCAACAAATAACCTTCCAGCCAACCTTGCAGCGTATGCTCACTTAACATCTCCATAACACGCCCATCAGGCGAAAGTTCGCCACCGTCTTCGTCCTCTGGGAGGTATTCTGCTATCCAGAACTTTTTGCTGACTTCATAAACGGCACCCAGTTTGTTTGATGTGTTTTCATCAGGACCAAAGACCCGAAAGTTCATCATGTTATTTTTCATGACATCCCGCAGAAACACACCTAGCGGTTTGGTGTTTTCAACTTCAATCAAACCGGGTTTTTCAACTTGTACTCCGTAATGACGGAAATCCGGCATGTTTAACTCGTGCAAGAGCAAACCACCGTTGGCATAAGGTGTAGAGCCAAGTCGCTTATCCCCAGTAGGTGCTGTTTCTTTAATCTCTGGCAGGATGGTGCCGTTAGCATCAAACAATTCTTCCGGTTTGTAGCTCTTCATCCATGCCTCTAACTGCCTCACATGGTCAGGGTTGCTATGCATTCCCCCCATAGGCACCTGGTGAGATCGCCAGAAACCTTCAACCTTGCGACCATCCACATAATCGGGACCGGTCCATCCTTTGGGCGATCGCAGCACGATCATCGGCCAGATAGGACGAGTTGCAACACCGCTAGAACGGGCTTCCTGTTGAATACTGTGAATCTTAGCAACGCAATGATCCAGAGTTGCAGCCATTGCCTGGTGCATTGATTCTGGGTCAGATCCCTCTACAAAATAGGGTTCATAGCCATATCCTTCAAACAACGCCTTCAGCTCTCGGTGGCTAATGCGAGAAAGGATAGTTGGGTTATTGATCTTGTAACCATTCAGGTGTAGCACTGGCAGAACTGCACCATCTCGAATAGGGTTGATAAACTTGTTGGAATGCCAGGAGGTTGCCAGTGGTCCTGTTTCTGATTCGCCATCTCCTGGCATCGACACAACAATTAAATTGGGGTTATCAAAAGCGGCACCAAAGGCGTGAGAAAGGCTGTATCCTAGCTCACCACCTTCATGGATAGAACCGGGGGTTTCAGGAGTGCAGTGGCTTCCAACTCCACCGGGAAAAGAAAACTGCTTAAAAAACCGCTTCATTCCCGCTTCGTTCTCAGAGCACTCAGTGTAGAAACGAGAATAACTACCTTCCAGATAGCACGGTCCCAGGAAACCAGGTGCACCGTGCCCCGCACCCACCATAAACAGCATGTCCTGATCAAATTTCTTAATAACGCGATTCAGGTGAGTGTAGAGAAAGCTGATGCCTGGACTAGACCCCCAGTGCCCCAGCAGTCGTTGTTTAATATGCTCAGGCTTCAAGGGTTCCTTAAGTAATGGGTTATCGCGGAGATAGATCATGCCAACAGCTAAATAGTTAGCAGCCCGCCAAAAGGCATGAATTTTGCGGAGTTCTTCAGGGCTGAGGGGTGCTCCTTCAATTGTGGAGCGTGCAATTCCAAATGAACTGGTGGAGTTATCTACGGTTGGTTTTGGAGGTGTTGCTACCATGACTAAAATTCTCGTTTCTGGAAATATGGATGTTTTCGTTCAAACCTAAATGAATGAATCAGGAATGATTTAGACTGCAAAGTAAAGTAAAGTTGAGCAGCAACCGAGGGTCTGCAATGGCTGAGATCGC is a window of Leptolyngbyaceae cyanobacterium JSC-12 DNA encoding:
- a CDS encoding phosphoketolase (IMG reference gene:2510094053~PFAM: XFP N-terminal domain; D-xylulose 5-phosphate/D-fructose 6-phosphate phosphoketolase; XFP C-terminal domain) — encoded protein: MVATPPKPTVDNSTSSFGIARSTIEGAPLSPEELRKIHAFWRAANYLAVGMIYLRDNPLLKEPLKPEHIKQRLLGHWGSSPGISFLYTHLNRVIKKFDQDMLFMVGAGHGAPGFLGPCYLEGSYSRFYTECSENEAGMKRFFKQFSFPGGVGSHCTPETPGSIHEGGELGYSLSHAFGAAFDNPNLIVVSMPGDGESETGPLATSWHSNKFINPIRDGAVLPVLHLNGYKINNPTILSRISHRELKALFEGYGYEPYFVEGSDPESMHQAMAATLDHCVAKIHSIQQEARSSGVATRPIWPMIVLRSPKGWTGPDYVDGRKVEGFWRSHQVPMGGMHSNPDHVRQLEAWMKSYKPEELFDANGTILPEIKETAPTGDKRLGSTPYANGGLLLHELNMPDFRHYGVQVEKPGLIEVENTKPLGVFLRDVMKNNMMNFRVFGPDENTSNKLGAVYEVSKKFWIAEYLPEDEDGGELSPDGRVMEMLSEHTLQGWLEGYLLTGRHGFFSTYESFAHVIDSMFNQHAKWLDICNRIHWREEVPSLNLLITSTVWRQDHNGFTHQDPGFIDVVLNKSPDVVRIYMPPDVNTLLSVADHCLRSKNYINVIVSDKQLHLQYHDMDAAIKNCTKGIDIWEWASTDQGVEPDVVLATAGDIPTQESLAASCLLREHFPDLKIRFINVIDLFKLQPEAEHPHGLSDRDFDSLFTPNKPVIFNFHGYPWLIHRLTYRRTNHNNIHVRGYKEMGNINTPLDLAIQNQIDRFSIAIDVIDRVPKLMVAGAHVKEMLKDEQIACTAYAYEHGIDRPDVVNWKWPY
- a CDS encoding Ca2+-binding protein (EF-Hand superfamily) (IMG reference gene:2510094052~PFAM: EF hand); the protein is MNLVLQFSNQRDKCEIGYMTIGESKFEVSEDIKSLLPEHKLRPLVQAFARLDSNQDGKIDIEEYLNFALTEEKIRLTRMFEALDLNNDGCISFEEFVVANEPTFQILKRFRELDFDHNGLLSVEEAVEIAEKLILPLSSDQVETIIHDVDRDGDGQITYYEYLGAIAHIGFQ